The Haloarcula sp. CBA1127 genomic interval TCGTTCCTTGCGTCGTCTATCGGTGACCGGTCCGAATCAACCTCGGATACAGACCACCAGCGGTGGCTCGAACAGAAGCTCATTGGGCTCCCGGGAGATGTCCGGGCGCTTCATTACGTCGACGCTGCTGACGGCACAGTCACCGCCAGCACCGACGACGAACTGAACGGCGTCGCACTGAGCGACGTTGACGACCCGTGGACCGACGCGAGTGGGGCAGTCGTCTCATCAGGACCAACGGGCACGTCCGAAGCGTACCAGAGCGGGAACGAATCGGTCATCGCGTTCGTCCAGCCCGTCTCCGGCAGCGACGAATACGTCGTGCTGACGGCGTCACTTGAGGCGCGCTCCCACGAATTCACGTCACCGTTTGCGACCGGCGACGTGAAGGTCGTCGGGTCAAACGGGCAGATCATCCTCGACAACCGGAAAAGCTCGATTCTCGAAGAGTACGCGGCAACCGGGGATGCGACCGATACGAGCGTCGAAGCAGCCCTGAACGGCGAAACCGGCTACAAGTCCGTCTCCGCCAGAACGGGCATGGAAGACGGGCAGTACGTGATGGCGTACACGCCGGTGACCGGCACTGAGTGGGCGTTGCTGTACCACGTGCCCCAGGACCGCGCGTTCGCCCTGCAGTCGGCTGTTTCACAAAATATCGCGCTCTTGGTGGCGCTTGCCGTCGGGGCACTGTTCGTCGTCGGCGTGACAATCGGGCGCGGAACCGCAAACGCACTCTCCCGCGTGGCCGAAAGCGCCGAAGACATCGCCGCCGGTGATATCAATAGCACCCTCCCGGAGACTACGCGCGTCGACGAGATGGGACAGTTGTACGACTCATTCGCGTCGATGCAGGCGTACCTGACGACCGCCGCGGACCAGGCTGACGCGCTCGCCGAAAAGCGGTTCGACGACCCGGCACTCGACGAGAGCATCCCCGGCGAGTTCGGCGCGGCGCTGGAGGAGATGGGCGAGGATATCCAGACGTTGATTACCGACGTTGAAGCCGCGAGGGACGAGGCGGAGGCGGCAAAAGAAGACGCCGAGTCGATGGCGTCTGCCCTCGAAGCGAAGGCAGCCGAGTTCAGCAACGTGATGGACAAGTCGGCGGCCGGGGACCTCACCCAGCGGATGGCCACCGACAGCGACTACGACGCGATGGTCGATATCGCGGAGAGTTTCAACGAGATGATCGCGGAACTCGAACGAACGGTCAACCGCATCGAAGGGTTCGCCGGCACTGTCGACAGCTCGACAGAGACGATCTCCGCGAGCGCACAGGAAGTGCGGTCGGCCAGCGAGTCGGTGAGCGAGTCGGTGCAACAGATCGCTGAGGGCGCTGACGAGCAAAACCGGAACATCCAGCAGGTGAGCGACGAGATGACCGACCTGTCGGCGACTGTTGAGGAAATCACCTCATCCACCGACGAAGTCGCGTCGAAGTCCCAGCAGGCCGTCAACGACGGCGAATCCGGCCGCGAATACGCCGAGCAGGCCGCCGCCGAAATCGAGGCGCTCGAACGGAAGTCCACCGAGGCAATCGAACAGGTGGAGTCCCTTGCGGAGGAGATGGAGCGCATCGGCGAGGTCACGACGCTCATCGACGACATCGCGGAACAGACGAACATGCTCGCGCTCAACGCGAACATCGAAGCCGCTCGGGCCGGTGAGGCAGGCGAAGGGTTCGCTGTCGTGGCCCGCGAAATCAAGACGCTCGCCGAGGAAACCCAGGAAGCGACGACTGACATCGAGTCGATGATCGACGACATTCGGTCCCGGACGGATACCACCGTCGAGGATATGCAGGAGATGGGCGAAAGCGTCGACACCGGGAAAGAGACGGTCGAAAACACGACCGACGCGCTGACCAGTATCGTCCAGCAGGTCAACGAAGCCAACGACGGCGTGCAGGCTATCAGCGACGCGACCGACGAACAGGCAGCTTCGATGGAAGAAGTCGTCTCGATGGCCGAGGAAGTCGGCTCGATCAGCGAGGAGACATCCGCAGAAGCCGAGAACGTTGCCGCGTCCGCCGAGGAACAGACAGCGTCGATTACGGAGGTCACCGAGAAGATACAGTCGCTCTCCAGTCAGGCGACCGACCTCAAGGACCTCATCGACCAGTTCGAAACCAGCGATGCCGATGGCAGTAGTGAACTGGGGTCACACGGGTCGGACGGAACCGCGCTGACTGACGACTGACTGAACGGGTTCAGAACGCCCGTTCCGATTATCGATCCGTTCTGTCGGCTACTCTTTTAATCTGCGGTTATACCCAGCGCACTCTGTGAGAGGTGCGGACTCGTCGCCGCGCACCACAATATAGAAAAGCCACCAGTGGGTACGACCCGCTATGGACGTTCCATACGATCTCACCTCCTACATCCGCGTACTCAAACTGGCGAGTACGCCGTCGTGGGAGGAGTTCTCCCAGATCGCGAAAATCGCCGGCGCGGGCATCGCGCTGGTCGGACTGCTCGGGTTCATCATCTTCGCCGTGATGACCTTCATCCCTGGCAGCAAGCCGGTGTAAACCGATGGGGATCTACGCAGTCAAAACCACGGCCAGTCAGGAGCGCACCGTCGCGGACATGATCATCTCCCGCGAAGAAGACGAGATCCACGCCGCGCTCGCGCCGGACTCGCTCACCAGCTACGTCATGGTCGAAGCGGACGACCACAACGTCTTCGACCGTATCCTCGACGAGATTCCCCACGCCAACGGCGTCGTGCAGGGCGAGTCCTCGATGGCGGAAGTCGAGCACTTCCTCTCGCCGAAACCGGACGTGGAAGGCATCGCGGAGGGCGACATCGTCGAACTCATCGCCGGCCCGTTCAAGGGCGAGAAGGCGCAGGTCCAGCGCATCGACGAGGGCAAAGATCAGGTCACCGTCGAACTGTACGAGGCGACAGTCCCGATTCCGGTTACCGTGCGTGGTGACCAGATCCGCGTTCTCGACTCCGAAGAGCGCTGAGCGAGGCGGTCATCGTTTAATTCGAACGAGGAGCGTAGCTGTCCGTGAGAGACCGGAATAACCCTTCTTCGGCGACGTACCAATTGATACGCCGTCTCCGTTTTCAAAAACGCGCAGTCGCTACGCTTCGCCGCCTTCCAGTCGGTCGATGACCTCGCTCATGTTCGCGGCGGCCTCGACAGACTCCTTGATCTGTTCGCGGCGGCGGACCTCGGCGGCGGAGGCGTCGTAGGCGCGAACGTACTCCGCGCGGGAGTGTTCGTCGAACGCGTGCTTGATAGCGAAGTAGCCGTCGGGGACGACGGCACCACAGACCTTGCACTCGATACGGTCGTGTTCGACCGACTGGTGGATAATAAGCTCTTCAACGCGGTCGAACTGTCTCTCGTCCCCTTTGATGTCGCACTCCCAGCGTGGCATTTGCTCAGTCGCAGGCGACGCGGGGTTAAAAACGTTGGCTGCTACCTGTCAGCGGTCTGTCCCGCGCGCTACCGAAACGGAAACCCCTAATGGCAGTACGGAGTTAGCGTTCACCGTGCAACCCGAGGGGTACGCCGTTGATCTCCACGTGAAAGTGCTCGATGACGGGGTCGTCGAGCGCGCGAAGGCACGTGGCCTCGACGCGTTGGTGTACGCGCCGCATTTCACGCGGCTGTCGGAGATACGGCGGCAAGCAGCGGCGTTTTCCGACGAAGAGCTGACTGTGTTTCCAGCCAGAGAGATATTTACTGGCACCTGGCAACAGCGCCGGCACGTGCTAGGCATCGGACTCGAAGACCCGGTTCCGGATTTCATTACTTTCGACGGCGCGATGCGGGAACTGGACCGTCAAGACGCGGCTGTGCTGGTTCCACATCCCGGTTTTCTCAACGTCAGTCTCGGACTGGACGACATCGAAGCGTACGACGACATCATCGACGCGCTGGAAGTGTACAACCCCAAGCAGTTGTCCCACCACCGAGACCGCGCGCAATCATTCACGTCGGAGACCGGCCACGAGCCGTTCGTTTCGTCGTATGCCCACGTCCGCGGTACCGTCGGCGAGGCGTACGTAACGTTCACCGAGGCGTTCGAGAGCGTGGCGGGGCTCAGTGTGGCGCTGCAAAACGATGTGGAGCGGTCGCTGTTCCATCGCGATGGTCTCTCACACGACCTCCGCCGGGCGGTCGAGTGGGCGCATCTGGGGCTGGAAAACACGTGGGGTAAGTTCGACCGACTGATGTTACAGGGGACCGAGCCGACACACCCTGACCACGTCGCGTACGCCGGTCGATTCAACGACGTGAAAGTGTACTAAACCAGAAACGCGCTGTTCTCGACGACGAAGGTTCTGACCGTTGGCGGCAGATACTGTGGGAGTACGTGGACAAGCAGGGCAACCGCGAGCAGTTCGAAGGCGGTAATCACGACGGTGACGGCTTCAGCGCGGTCGCTTGAGGTTGTCACGCCCGTCGGTGAGCCATACTCTGTGTCCGAGAACGGGTAGAACAGGGCAATCCCCCGTCGGGAGCCGAAGTAGTCAAGCACGTAGTGCGTGAGGACGCCGAGCCACACCCACTGGAGGTTACCGCCGTGATACAGCGGATGGGCCAAGAATATGAGGAGGACGGGGATGTTGTGCAGCGTCTTGCGGTGCTTGCCGAAGGCGGTGTCGACATCGGGGAACAGCGCACCCAGGACGATGGGAAGGAACACCTCCGCGATTGTCGCGAAGGTCGTCACGTCGCCCGAGGGGTCGAGAACGTACCCCAGTCCGATACTCAGGAGGACCGCGTTCAGGACGTGCCCACGTTTGTTCATCTACCGGACCGTCCGTGTCCCAACTGAAAGAGCTTACTACTCCTGTAAGGCGGTTTCCAGGTCTCGGAGCGCCTGTGATGCGATGGCCGATTTGACCTCGCGACGGGTGCCATCGAACTCGTAGCGGGACACTGTCACGCCAGACTCGTTGGTTCCCCACGGGGCGGCCTCGGCAACAGCGATGTACACCGTCCCGACGGGCGTCTCCGGCGAGCCGCCGCTCGGCCCAGCGACGCCGGTCGTGGCGACGCCCCAGTCGGTCCGGGCGGTATCGCGAACGCCCCTTGCCATTTCGATAGCGACTGGCTCGGAGACCGCGCCGTGGTCGTCCAGCGATTCCCGCGAAACGGCCAGCAGTTCTCGCTTGGCCTCGTAGGAGTAGGTGACCAGCGAGCGATCGAAGTAGTCGCTCGACCCGGGTATGTCCGTTATTTTCGACCCCACGAGGCCACCGGTACAGGACTCCGCGGTAGCGACCGTGGCAGCAGCTTCTCGGAGACGCTTGCCGACGCGCTTCTCGACTGGGTCCGCAGTGTCGTCTGCCATTGGCCGTAGTTGTCGTGACAGGCGAATAAACGTTCAGGGCGGGATACTTTCAGTTAGGAGACACAACTGTGTATATGAGCTATCAGACGACGCTTGGCTGGTCACTCGTTACGTCGGGCCTCGTGACGCTATTCCTCTGGGTCCTGCCGGGGTCGGACCTCCTGTGGGGGATGCTGTTGCTCGTCCTCGGCGGACTGACGTTGTATATTCGCCAGTAGACAGAAAAGCAGACGGGGCCGGCAGTCAGAATGGACATATGGACTACACGGAACCCCAGTTCTTCCGGGTCATGCAGTATGCGGCTCGGGCCGACCGGGACGTGGTAGACATGGTGTCGGGTAATCCCGACTGGGACCCGCCCGAGGGGCTTCGGGACGGGCTCAGAGACTACGCCGAAGCCCCGGCCGACGACTACCAGTATCCGCCAAGCGTGGGCCTCACGCCACTCCGCGATGAAATCGCCGCTCGGCGTGGTGTGGATCGGAACCGCGTGCTGGTCACGAACGGCGCTGGCGAGGCGAACCACCTCGCGATGACCGGCGGGCTCCATCATTTCGACGGCAACGAAATCCTCCTGACTGACCCGGTCTACCCGTACTACGCCGGCCGGGCGAACTTCATCGGCGCGGATATTTCCTTCGTTCCGGTCGACGAGCACAACCGACTGGCCCCCGCGGACGTTCGAGCGGCCGCAAGCGAGGAGACGGCCGTCATCGTCGTCAATTCGCCGAACAACCCCACCGGCGCAGTGTACGACGCTGAAGCGATGGCTGAGTTCGTCGCCATCGCTGAGGAGTACGACGCCCTGTTGCTCAGCGATGAGGTGTACGACCACTTCGACTACGCGGGTCGGTTCAGTTCGGCCCTACACGCCGACTCCGACCACGTCGTCGCCACCAACTCCTTCTCGAAGACGATGGCGATAACGGGGCTCAGGGTTGGCTATGCGATTTTCCCGCCGGAAGACCGGCCTACTGGGACACTTCTGGAGCGCGCTCGCACCCAGCATATGCTTACGAACGTCACCGGGAGCCGACCAGCGCAGTACGCCGTCCTGCGGGCGCTGAAGACGACGAATCCGGACTACTACGCCGCCTGCCGACGGCGACTCGAAAGGCGCGTCGACGACTTCTGTGCCGCACTGGCTGCGGCTGGCGCCGAGTACAACCGCCCCGACGGCGGCTTCTACGTGATGGCGCGGTTCCCCGACTTCCCCGGGTCGTTCGAGAACGTGTACGAACTCATTGACGAGGCCGGCGTCGCCGGGATGCCTGGCGAGGCCTTCGGCGAGTCCCGTAGCGACTGGATACGGTTCGCGCTCGTGACTTCCCGGGCCGACGAAGCGGCCGAACGGCTGGCGAACTACTTCGAATAAGAAACGACTGCCGGCTTAGCCGAAAATCAGTTCGACGTCTCTCGCCCGCGCCAGCAAGTCGTCATCGTAGTACGCCTCGGTCTGGGCAGGATGTGTCTCGTCGATGGCTCGGACAGTCTTGACGGTGTTGGCGAAGTTCTTGTAGGTCGCTTCGTCGACCATCTGGCCGTCGACGACGACCGCGCCAGTGCCCTCGCGTTTGGCCTCGTTGAACGACTCGATTTTGTGGAGGTCCCGCTCCATTTCTTCCACTGTCGGCATATGGATTCGATTCGCCTGTTCGGTCTGCTTGGGGTGCAGCGACCACGAGCCGTTGATGCCGATCGTCGCCTCGTACTCCACCTGATCGGCGTACCCCTCGGCGTTGTAGTAGGTGACGCCAGCGCGCTCGTGGAACAACTGGTCGAAGGGGCCGCCGATGGCGACGATGTCAGCCGCGCTCGTCTCGTTCGACAGCGCTTCGAGCAGGCCGTCCCAGCGGGGCCGCTCGCCGTTGAGCGTGCGACCGCCGAGTTCCGCCGTGTAGTCCACCGGCCCGAACACGAGGCCGGAGAGCCGGGAGTCTGTTGCGTACTGGCAGATTTCGCGCAGATCCGAGCGGCCGGGGGCCGTCTCCAGAATGATCGCCATCTCCAGCGTCCCCTCGGGCAGTCCGGCGTCGCGCTCCGCGTCGGCGATGACGCCCGCGGCGTCGCGCACGTCGTCGAGGCGACCAACCTTCGGGAAGACGAAGCCGTCGAGTTCCTCGCCGACTTCCTCGGCCAAGCGAGTCACTTGCTCGATGCCACGCTCGCGGGCGTCGGCGTCGTCGTAGGCCCATTCGACTCGGGGGAGGATGTCTCCGGCGAAGTCGTCGGCATGGTCCGGAATGTGCTCGACGATGTTGTCGACAGCTTCGTCTTTCATCGACGGCGCGGTGCCGTCCTCGATGTCAGGGACGAGCCAATCGGGGGCCTGAAACCCCTCGCTGGTGAGCCCAGAGACGAGGAACTTCGCGCTGTTGTCGTTCGGTATCGCGGCTGGTGCGGTCTGGAATGTGCGACAGAGTCGTGTCATGTATCTCGCTGAATGAGTGCGGTTCGCCGGCCCGAGTAGACCGGGGTCTGGTCCTGATTGAACGCGACGTGCTCGAACGTGACCGCGCCGGCCTGCTCCGGCCCGGCGTCGGGGTCGCAGTCGAGGACGCGGGTGAAGCCGTAGATGGTGTCACCGAGCGTGACGAAGTCGTGGAACCGCTCGTCAGCGAAGCGACGCTCGCGGTAGGTCGCCTCGTCGGAGCGGGCGTGTGCCAGCGCAACCGATCGTGTTACGTCACCGTACGCGACGATGTCGCCCGACGGCGAGTCGGCCATCTCGTCGCGGTTGTGGTGCTGTCGTGCGGTATTGAGCGTCGCCAGTGGGAGACCGGCGACCAGTTGGTCGTCCATCGTCCGGCCGCGCTCGTGGCGGTAGGCGACGGCTGCGTTCTCCGCGTCGGCCCGTTCCAGTGCCGTCTGGAAGTCCTCGAAGTACTCGCCATCTGGAGAGACGAGGGTATCGGGCAGCGCTGGTCCGCCCTCGTCCTGTTCGCCGACTGCGCCACCGTCAGTGGCTGCCGGCTCGCGGCGCGGTATCATGTTCGTCCGCTGGTAGGATACCAGCGTCTCGCCTGTCTCGCGGTCCCGGCCCTCCGTCTCCCAGGTGACGATGCCGTATTGGGGTCTGGAGGACGATGTCTTAGTGTCGACGACAGTCGACGTGACAGACAGCGGTGTCCCGGCTGTCACCGGCTGATGGAACGTTACGTCGTCGCGTCCAAGGAAGTACCCGCCCTTCTCCGAGAGGTCCTCGACAGTGATGCCCATCACACACGCCAGCAGGTAATCCGGGTGGACCGGGCGCTCCTCGAAACCGCGCTCGCGTGCCGTGTCGGCCCGCCAGTACGCCGGGTCGTGGTTGAGCGTCTGGCCCATCCACTGCTCGCTGCCGTGGTGGGTGAGTCGGAGGCCGGGGTCGTGAACGAGTTCGTCGCCCTCGGCGAAGAACTCGAAGAAGTGGCCCTTTTCTCTGGTGTCTGCCCGGTCCAGCAGCGAGTCGAACGTCTCGCTGTCCGAGAGATCAAGCGCGTCGGGGTCGGTCCAGTCAGTCATCAGCCGGCACCTCCTGCGTGGCGTCTCGTCTGGCAAGCGCCCGCCGCATCTCGTTCGTGACGACCATGAACCCCTCGTC includes:
- a CDS encoding methyl-accepting chemotaxis protein, with product MSSLPNRMMQATERALPDVIRRRYAAKFGVLLLGVVVVLALGGAAIHLDTGSLVESQTEEQILGVAESQSSSVSSWVSNKQSTTSFLASSIGDRSESTSDTDHQRWLEQKLIGLPGDVRALHYVDAADGTVTASTDDELNGVALSDVDDPWTDASGAVVSSGPTGTSEAYQSGNESVIAFVQPVSGSDEYVVLTASLEARSHEFTSPFATGDVKVVGSNGQIILDNRKSSILEEYAATGDATDTSVEAALNGETGYKSVSARTGMEDGQYVMAYTPVTGTEWALLYHVPQDRAFALQSAVSQNIALLVALAVGALFVVGVTIGRGTANALSRVAESAEDIAAGDINSTLPETTRVDEMGQLYDSFASMQAYLTTAADQADALAEKRFDDPALDESIPGEFGAALEEMGEDIQTLITDVEAARDEAEAAKEDAESMASALEAKAAEFSNVMDKSAAGDLTQRMATDSDYDAMVDIAESFNEMIAELERTVNRIEGFAGTVDSSTETISASAQEVRSASESVSESVQQIAEGADEQNRNIQQVSDEMTDLSATVEEITSSTDEVASKSQQAVNDGESGREYAEQAAAEIEALERKSTEAIEQVESLAEEMERIGEVTTLIDDIAEQTNMLALNANIEAARAGEAGEGFAVVAREIKTLAEETQEATTDIESMIDDIRSRTDTTVEDMQEMGESVDTGKETVENTTDALTSIVQQVNEANDGVQAISDATDEQAASMEEVVSMAEEVGSISEETSAEAENVAASAEEQTASITEVTEKIQSLSSQATDLKDLIDQFETSDADGSSELGSHGSDGTALTDD
- a CDS encoding protein translocase SEC61 complex subunit gamma is translated as MDVPYDLTSYIRVLKLASTPSWEEFSQIAKIAGAGIALVGLLGFIIFAVMTFIPGSKPV
- a CDS encoding transcription elongation factor Spt5, yielding MGIYAVKTTASQERTVADMIISREEDEIHAALAPDSLTSYVMVEADDHNVFDRILDEIPHANGVVQGESSMAEVEHFLSPKPDVEGIAEGDIVELIAGPFKGEKAQVQRIDEGKDQVTVELYEATVPIPVTVRGDQIRVLDSEER
- a CDS encoding PHP-associated domain-containing protein produces the protein MQPEGYAVDLHVKVLDDGVVERAKARGLDALVYAPHFTRLSEIRRQAAAFSDEELTVFPAREIFTGTWQQRRHVLGIGLEDPVPDFITFDGAMRELDRQDAAVLVPHPGFLNVSLGLDDIEAYDDIIDALEVYNPKQLSHHRDRAQSFTSETGHEPFVSSYAHVRGTVGEAYVTFTEAFESVAGLSVALQNDVERSLFHRDGLSHDLRRAVEWAHLGLENTWGKFDRLMLQGTEPTHPDHVAYAGRFNDVKVY
- a CDS encoding metal-dependent hydrolase, yielding MNKRGHVLNAVLLSIGLGYVLDPSGDVTTFATIAEVFLPIVLGALFPDVDTAFGKHRKTLHNIPVLLIFLAHPLYHGGNLQWVWLGVLTHYVLDYFGSRRGIALFYPFSDTEYGSPTGVTTSSDRAEAVTVVITAFELLAVALLVHVLPQYLPPTVRTFVVENSAFLV
- a CDS encoding CinA family protein; translated protein: MADDTADPVEKRVGKRLREAAATVATAESCTGGLVGSKITDIPGSSDYFDRSLVTYSYEAKRELLAVSRESLDDHGAVSEPVAIEMARGVRDTARTDWGVATTGVAGPSGGSPETPVGTVYIAVAEAAPWGTNESGVTVSRYEFDGTRREVKSAIASQALRDLETALQE
- a CDS encoding pyridoxal phosphate-dependent aminotransferase, with the protein product MDYTEPQFFRVMQYAARADRDVVDMVSGNPDWDPPEGLRDGLRDYAEAPADDYQYPPSVGLTPLRDEIAARRGVDRNRVLVTNGAGEANHLAMTGGLHHFDGNEILLTDPVYPYYAGRANFIGADISFVPVDEHNRLAPADVRAAASEETAVIVVNSPNNPTGAVYDAEAMAEFVAIAEEYDALLLSDEVYDHFDYAGRFSSALHADSDHVVATNSFSKTMAITGLRVGYAIFPPEDRPTGTLLERARTQHMLTNVTGSRPAQYAVLRALKTTNPDYYAACRRRLERRVDDFCAALAAAGAEYNRPDGGFYVMARFPDFPGSFENVYELIDEAGVAGMPGEAFGESRSDWIRFALVTSRADEAAERLANYFE
- the citE gene encoding L-malyl-CoA/beta-methylmalyl-CoA lyase, yielding MTRLCRTFQTAPAAIPNDNSAKFLVSGLTSEGFQAPDWLVPDIEDGTAPSMKDEAVDNIVEHIPDHADDFAGDILPRVEWAYDDADARERGIEQVTRLAEEVGEELDGFVFPKVGRLDDVRDAAGVIADAERDAGLPEGTLEMAIILETAPGRSDLREICQYATDSRLSGLVFGPVDYTAELGGRTLNGERPRWDGLLEALSNETSAADIVAIGGPFDQLFHERAGVTYYNAEGYADQVEYEATIGINGSWSLHPKQTEQANRIHMPTVEEMERDLHKIESFNEAKREGTGAVVVDGQMVDEATYKNFANTVKTVRAIDETHPAQTEAYYDDDLLARARDVELIFG
- the mch gene encoding 2-methylfumaryl-CoA hydratase, producing the protein MTDWTDPDALDLSDSETFDSLLDRADTREKGHFFEFFAEGDELVHDPGLRLTHHGSEQWMGQTLNHDPAYWRADTARERGFEERPVHPDYLLACVMGITVEDLSEKGGYFLGRDDVTFHQPVTAGTPLSVTSTVVDTKTSSSRPQYGIVTWETEGRDRETGETLVSYQRTNMIPRREPAATDGGAVGEQDEGGPALPDTLVSPDGEYFEDFQTALERADAENAAVAYRHERGRTMDDQLVAGLPLATLNTARQHHNRDEMADSPSGDIVAYGDVTRSVALAHARSDEATYRERRFADERFHDFVTLGDTIYGFTRVLDCDPDAGPEQAGAVTFEHVAFNQDQTPVYSGRRTALIQRDT